The segment GCGGGGGTGAACCAACGGCATTCCGCGCCGGGTTCGGGCTGCGGCACTCCGGTCCATGAAGTGATTCTGTAAAGAGTGATGACAATCGCAGCCTCGCCCTCGCCAGCGTCGGCGCGCGCCTGACCAACGGCGTCTTCGTCGGGCAAGCAGACAATGATCGCCAATTCCTCATAAAGCTCGCGCAGCAACGCCTCGGCGTGCGTTTCGCCAGGCTCGACCTTGCCCCCGGGAAATTCCCACAGTCCCCCGTGCCGCTTTCCCGCCGGGCGCTTCTGCAACAGCCAGCGACCCGCGCCGTCGGACATTGCGCCCGCCACCACCTCCATCGCTGTCGGTGGATTTTCCAGTTTCGTCACCATCGGCAATCTTTTCTTAAGGAGTGAAGTCCAGAAGCGAATTCGATCAGGCACTGTTCGACAGAAAGTAGCAAAAATGCCGATGCGCAAGTTCGTAAAGCGGATTGCCAGCGACATTTCAGGGGCCACTGCTGTCGAATACGGCCTGATCCTGGCCATGATCTTTCTTGCGATGCTCGCGGCGATTCAGACCCTTGAAGGTTCGACATCTTCAATGTGGAACAAAGTC is part of the Altererythrobacter sp. TH136 genome and harbors:
- a CDS encoding (deoxy)nucleoside triphosphate pyrophosphohydrolase, which encodes MRIGIFATFCRTVPDRIRFWTSLLKKRLPMVTKLENPPTAMEVVAGAMSDGAGRWLLQKRPAGKRHGGLWEFPGGKVEPGETHAEALLRELYEELAIIVCLPDEDAVGQARADAGEGEAAIVITLYRITSWTGVPQPEPGAECRWFTPAEVGRLLVPPLDRALAAQLFTAAG
- a CDS encoding Flp family type IVb pilin, yielding MRKFVKRIASDISGATAVEYGLILAMIFLAMLAAIQTLEGSTSSMWNKVATDIEEAKSQSQ